One Peterkaempfera bronchialis DNA window includes the following coding sequences:
- a CDS encoding LacI family DNA-binding transcriptional regulator yields the protein MSQAAQRPAGPAVRGGARPTLEAVAALAGVGRGTVSRVINGSPRVSDKARAAVEQAIAELGYVPNRAARTLVTSRTDSIALVVPEAETRLFSEPFFNDIIRGVSAELADTDMQLLLILVRTKKERDRLATYLAAHRVDGVLMVSVHEDDPLPNLLERIDMPSVLVGRRSDLEPLSYVDADNAGGARMAVRHLLRRGCERIATITGPLDMEPARARLSGYRRALEEAELGWDEDLVGRADFTETGGREAMRGLLERRPDLDAVFCASDLMAVGAMQVLREAGRRVPDDVAVIGFDDSIIARHTDPPLTSVRQPIEEMGRTMARLLLEEISEQGRARRQVVLATELMVRTSA from the coding sequence ATGAGTCAAGCCGCGCAGCGTCCCGCGGGCCCTGCGGTGAGAGGCGGTGCCCGTCCTACACTGGAGGCCGTGGCCGCCCTGGCAGGCGTCGGAAGGGGCACTGTCTCCCGGGTCATCAACGGCTCGCCCCGGGTGAGCGACAAGGCGCGCGCCGCAGTGGAGCAGGCAATCGCCGAGCTCGGCTATGTGCCCAATCGCGCGGCGCGGACTCTTGTCACTTCTCGAACGGACTCCATCGCCCTGGTGGTCCCCGAGGCCGAGACGCGTCTCTTTTCCGAACCGTTCTTCAACGACATCATCCGCGGTGTCTCGGCGGAACTGGCCGACACCGACATGCAGCTGCTGCTCATCCTGGTCCGCACCAAGAAGGAGCGGGACCGGCTGGCCACCTACCTCGCCGCCCACCGGGTGGACGGCGTGCTGATGGTCTCCGTCCACGAGGACGACCCGCTGCCCAACCTGCTGGAACGCATCGACATGCCGTCCGTGCTGGTCGGCCGGCGCTCCGACCTGGAGCCGCTGTCTTATGTGGACGCCGACAACGCGGGCGGCGCCCGGATGGCCGTGCGGCACCTGCTGCGGCGCGGCTGCGAGCGGATCGCCACCATCACCGGCCCGCTGGACATGGAACCGGCCCGAGCCCGGCTGTCAGGCTACCGCCGGGCCCTGGAGGAGGCCGAGCTGGGCTGGGACGAGGACCTGGTGGGCCGTGCCGACTTCACCGAGACCGGCGGCCGGGAGGCCATGCGCGGCCTGCTGGAGCGGCGGCCCGACCTGGACGCGGTCTTCTGCGCCTCGGACCTGATGGCCGTCGGTGCCATGCAGGTGCTCCGGGAGGCGGGGCGGAGGGTGCCGGACGACGTGGCGGTGATCGGGTTCGACGACTCCATCATCGCCCGGCACACCGACCCGCCGCTGACCAGCGTCCGGCAGCCGATCGAGGAGATGGGCCGCACCATGGCGAGGCTGCTGCTGGAGGAGATCTCCGAGCAGGGCCGGGCCCGTCGGCAGGTGGTGCTGGCGACCGAGCTGATGGTGCGCACCTCGGCCTGA